The Spiroplasma endosymbiont of Crioceris asparagi genome contains the following window.
CATTTACAACTTGAAATGGATACAACTATGAGGATGCTATTATTCTTTCAGAAAGAGTTGTTGTTGAAGATACATTTACATCAATTCACATTGATGAATATACAATTGAAAGAAGACAAACAAAACAAGGACCTGAAGAAATCACAAGAGAAATTCCAAATATTTCTGAAGTAGCTAGAAAAAATCTAGATGAAGATGGTATTGTTGCAGTTGGTACTGAAGTTAAAGTTGGGGATATTTTAGTTGGTAAAGTTACACCAAAACTACAAGCTCAACTAAGCCCAGAAGATAAATTATTACATGCAATTTTTGGAGAAAAACTAAAAAATGTAAAAGATAATTCTTTAAGAGTGCCAAATGGTGGTGAAGGAACTGTTCAATCAATTAAAAGATTTTCAAGAGCAGAAGGTGCTGACCTTCCATTAGACATTTTAGAAGTTATAAAAATCTATATTGTTCAAAAACGTAAAATTCAAGAAGGGGATAAAATGGCGGGAAGACATGGAAACAAAGGTGTTGTTTCTAAAATCTTACCAATCGAAGATATGCCTCACTTAGAAGACGGAACTCCAGTTGACATTATGTTAAACCCACAAGGAATTCCTTCACGTATGAACATTGGACAAATTCTAGAATTACATTTAGGAATGGCTGCTAAAAAATTAGGTATTAAAGTTGCTACCCCTGTATTTGAGGGAGTAAAAGAACAAGACCTAAATGAAATTATGAAAGAAGCCGGAATGGATAATTACGGTAAAGTAAAATTAATTGATGGAAGAACTGGGGAAGCATTTGATAAACCAATTTCAGTTGGTGTTATGTATATGCTTAAACTTTCTCACATGGTTGATGATAAATTACATGCAAGAAACATTGGTCCTTATTCTCTAATTACTCAACAACCACTTGGTGGTAAAGCACAAAATGGTGGACAAAGATTTGGAGAGATGGAAGTTTGGGCGCTTGAAGCTTATGGTGCTGCACACACACTTCAAGAAATCTTAACTATTAAATCTGATGATATTAAAGGTCGTACAAAAACTTATGAAGCGATTGTTAGATCAAAACCGTTACCAAAACCATGAATTCCAGAATCATTTAATGTTTTAACTAAAGAAATTATGGGACTAGGATTTGATATGAGTATGATTGATGAAAACGGAGATAAAGTTCAAATCAAAGCATATGATGATGAAGCTATTGAAACTGAGTTTGATGATGTAAATATTAGTGAAATTCTTAATAAAGAACCAATTCCAGAATATTATTCAGAAGTGAATTTAGAAGAACCAGATGAAATAGAAGAAACAGAAGAGGAGAATTAATTTAATGGCAACAGGTAAAAAAATGATAAAAATTGAATTAGCTTCTCCCGAAGTTATCAGATCATGATCACATGGTGAAGTTACAAAACCAGAAACTATTAACTATAAATCACTTAAAACTGAAAAAGGTGGTTTATTTGATGAAAGAATTTTTGGACCTACAAAAAACTATGAATGTTCATGTGGAAAATACAAAAAAGTTAAAAACAAAGGTAAAATTTGTGAACGTTGTGGTGTAGAAATTACTGAAGCAATCGTAAGACGTGAAAGAGTTGGACACATTGAATTAGAAGAAGCAGTAACTCACATTTGAATGTTAAAAGTTTCTCCTTCAAGATTAGCTGCTTTATTAGATTTAAAAACAAAAGAAGTTGAAGAAGTTGTTTATTTTGTTAACCATATCGTTTTAGATGCTGGTGATTCAAAACACTTAAAATACAAACAAGTTTTAGATTTAGGTAATTCTAAAAATGCACTTAAAACTCGTACTAAACTAATTAAAACTTTAGAAGAAATTAAAGAAAATTTAGATCCTGAAAAATTCCAATATAAAAAATGTGAAAAATTATTAGCTGTTTTATATTCACCAAATGTTCCATTTTCAATGGACGAAGCTGCTGAATTTATTTCAAAACACACTAATGCAAAATTTGGAATTGGTGCAAGTGCTGTTGAAACTTTATTAAAAGATATTGATCTTGATGTTGAAATTCAAAAATCAAGAGATGCTTTAAAAGAAGTTAGAATAGCTGCTGATCAACAAAAATTAATGAAAAGATTGGAAACATTATTTTCATTAAAACAATCTAAATCTAAACCAGAATGAATGGTTTTAAGAGTTATACCAGTTATACCTCCAGACATTAGACCAATCATTCAATTAGATGGAGGAAGATTTACAACTTCTGAAATTAATGATTTATATAGAAGAATCATTATTAGAAATGAACGTTTAAAAAAAGTTAAAGAAATGGGTGCTCCAAGTATCATTATTAACAATGAAAAACGTATGTTACAAGAAGCTGTTGATGCCTTATTTGATAATGAAAGAAAACCAAGATCTGTTACAAGTAAAGACAAACGTCCTTTAAAATCTTTAACATCAATTTTAAAAGGAAAACAAGGAAGATTCCGTCAAAACCTTTTAGGAAAACGTGTTGATTATTCCGGACGTTCAGTTATTGCGATTGGTCCTGATTTAAAAATGTATCAAGCAGGTATTCCAAGAGACATGGCAATTATTTTGTTTAAACCATTTGTAATTAGAACATTACAACAAAAAGGTTATGCAGAAAATGTTAAAGTAGCTGAAAAAATGATTCAAGCAAATGATGCAAGAATTTGAGAAGTATTAGAAGAAGTTATTAAAGAAAGACCGGTTATGTTAAACCGTGCTCCAACACTTCACCGTTCTGGTATTCAAGCATTTGAACCAAAAATTGTTAAAGGTAAAGCAATCCGTATTCACCCATTAGTTACAACCGCATTTAATGCCGACTTTGATGGTGACCAAATGGCTGTCCACTTACCAATATCTGATGAGGCAATTGCTGAAGCTAGATATTTAATGTTGGGATCTAAAGCAATTTTAGGGCCTAAAGATGGTAAACCGCTTGCAACCCCAACTCAAGATATTGTTTTAGGAAATTACTTTATTACAAGTGAAGAAAAATCAACTAAAGACAATGAAGTTTTAGGTGAGGGAACATTGTTTTCATCATTTGATGAATTATGAATGGCTTACAATAATAAAAATGTTTCTTTACATGCTATTGTAGCGATTCCTGTTTCTGAATTGAAAAATAGAGAATTTGATGAAGAAGATCAAAATAAATATTTATTAACATCAGTTGGAAAAATTTTATTTAATGATATGTTTTCACAACACGCATTCCCATTCATTGTTAATGGAGCTTCAATTAAAAATAAAGAAGAAGTTAAAAAACAATTGATTAGTGATAATGTTGATATCAAAAAATACATTTCAGAAAAATACCAAATTCAAGAACCAATTAAGAAAAAAGATTTATCAGTTATTATTGAAAAATACTTTAAATTATATGGTTCAGAAAAAACAGCTGAAATATTGGATAACATGAAAGATATTGGGTTTAAATATGCTACATTATCTGGAACAACAATTTCTGCAGGAGATGCAATTGTCTTCAAAGAAAAATTTGAGTTATTTAAAGAAGCTGAAAAAACTGTTCAAGAAATCACAAGTTACTACGAAATGGGTATGTTAACTAGACGTGAGAAAAAAAGAAGAGTTATTGAAGTATGATCAAGAATAAAAGATCAAATTCAAACTCAACTTGAAAGCGTTCTTAGAAAAGACAAAAAAAATCCAATCTTTGTTATGGCTGACTCTGGAGCAAGGGGTAACGTTTCTAACTTTACTCAACTTGTAGGTATGCGTGGTCTTATGAATGACCCCAAAGGTGATATTAAAGAATTACCAATTAAATCTTCTTTCCGTGAAGGATTAACTGTGTCAGAATTCTTTATTTCAACTCATGGTGCCAGAAAAGGGATGGCTGATATCGCGCTTAAAACTGCCGATTCAGGTTATTTAACACGTAGACTTGTTGACGTTTCTCAAGAAATTATTATTACAAATGAAGATTGTAATCCTACTAAAGGGTTTGATGTTAAAGATATTGTTGACACTAAAAACAACAGTGTTATCGTTCCTTTATTTGATAGATTAGTTGGAAGATTTTCATTTGAAACTATTAAAGTGAAAAACAAAGTTATTGTTGATGCTAACAGATTAATTACTGAAGAAATTGCTAAAGAAATTGTTAATGCTGGTATCACAAAAGCAAAAATTCGTTCTGTATTAACTTGTAATTCAGATCGTGGTGTATGTAAAAAATGTTATGGTATTAATTTAGCAACTGGAAAAGTTGTTCAAATTGGAGAACCAGTTGGAATTATTGCAGCGCAATCAATTGGAGAACCAGGTACACAATTGACAATGCGTACATTCCATACAGGTGGTGTTGCCGGGGAATCAGACATTACTCAAGGATTACCACGTATTAAAGAACTATTTGACGTTACAAATCCTAAAGGAACAATTTCAACAATTTCTCACATTGATGGAAAAGTTACAAAAATTGAAGAACATGATAGTACATTCTCAATCACAGTAACATCTGACAACGACGAACAAGTTCATAAAACTAAATACGG
Protein-coding sequences here:
- the rpoC gene encoding DNA-directed RNA polymerase subunit beta' → MATGKKMIKIELASPEVIRSWSHGEVTKPETINYKSLKTEKGGLFDERIFGPTKNYECSCGKYKKVKNKGKICERCGVEITEAIVRRERVGHIELEEAVTHIWMLKVSPSRLAALLDLKTKEVEEVVYFVNHIVLDAGDSKHLKYKQVLDLGNSKNALKTRTKLIKTLEEIKENLDPEKFQYKKCEKLLAVLYSPNVPFSMDEAAEFISKHTNAKFGIGASAVETLLKDIDLDVEIQKSRDALKEVRIAADQQKLMKRLETLFSLKQSKSKPEWMVLRVIPVIPPDIRPIIQLDGGRFTTSEINDLYRRIIIRNERLKKVKEMGAPSIIINNEKRMLQEAVDALFDNERKPRSVTSKDKRPLKSLTSILKGKQGRFRQNLLGKRVDYSGRSVIAIGPDLKMYQAGIPRDMAIILFKPFVIRTLQQKGYAENVKVAEKMIQANDARIWEVLEEVIKERPVMLNRAPTLHRSGIQAFEPKIVKGKAIRIHPLVTTAFNADFDGDQMAVHLPISDEAIAEARYLMLGSKAILGPKDGKPLATPTQDIVLGNYFITSEEKSTKDNEVLGEGTLFSSFDELWMAYNNKNVSLHAIVAIPVSELKNREFDEEDQNKYLLTSVGKILFNDMFSQHAFPFIVNGASIKNKEEVKKQLISDNVDIKKYISEKYQIQEPIKKKDLSVIIEKYFKLYGSEKTAEILDNMKDIGFKYATLSGTTISAGDAIVFKEKFELFKEAEKTVQEITSYYEMGMLTRREKKRRVIEVWSRIKDQIQTQLESVLRKDKKNPIFVMADSGARGNVSNFTQLVGMRGLMNDPKGDIKELPIKSSFREGLTVSEFFISTHGARKGMADIALKTADSGYLTRRLVDVSQEIIITNEDCNPTKGFDVKDIVDTKNNSVIVPLFDRLVGRFSFETIKVKNKVIVDANRLITEEIAKEIVNAGITKAKIRSVLTCNSDRGVCKKCYGINLATGKVVQIGEPVGIIAAQSIGEPGTQLTMRTFHTGGVAGESDITQGLPRIKELFDVTNPKGTISTISHIDGKVTKIEEHDSTFSITVTSDNDEQVHKTKYGAILRVQEGMDVKAGQKLTEGAVLIKELLEYSTIRNVQNYILKEVQKVYRLQGIEISDKYIEIIIKQILNKVQIVDSGATELLPGEIISVSTYKKAIRDAIINNKKPPLARTRVFGIKKAPLESDSWLSSASFQDTARVITKAVIRGKVDRLEGLKENIMLGNLIPAGTGIKPIAELIKENEDSSNDDY